Proteins from one Phyllobacterium zundukense genomic window:
- a CDS encoding lysophospholipid acyltransferase family protein produces MTIIRSITFNTFFYLNLIIRMIIFTPYYFLSPRKQAWSVPKNWAKSNLWLQKVIVGADVHIDGLENIPDGPYICAPKHQSFWDTYAFLPHIADPVYILKRELTWIPLFGWYIQKMKMVPIDRGKRSAAMKVAVRGAREAVAGGRQLMIYPEGTRTSPGAPPHYKYGVAHIYGELGVPVVPIAHNAGLYWPRRKFMRYPGVIRCRILPPIQPGLDNDAFLKKLEEVTEAACDELLIEAAKSDNPPPMPPTAVRRLKELGVQGPSIFTL; encoded by the coding sequence ATTATTTCTTGAGCCCGCGCAAGCAGGCGTGGAGCGTTCCGAAAAACTGGGCGAAATCGAACCTGTGGCTGCAAAAGGTGATCGTTGGCGCAGACGTCCACATCGATGGGCTGGAGAATATTCCGGACGGTCCCTACATCTGTGCGCCGAAGCACCAGTCCTTCTGGGACACCTATGCCTTCCTGCCGCACATCGCCGATCCGGTCTATATTCTCAAGCGGGAGCTGACCTGGATTCCGCTGTTTGGCTGGTACATCCAGAAAATGAAAATGGTGCCGATCGATCGCGGCAAGCGTTCGGCAGCCATGAAAGTGGCGGTCAGGGGAGCGCGCGAAGCTGTCGCAGGAGGGCGGCAGCTGATGATTTACCCCGAGGGCACACGGACGTCGCCGGGTGCGCCGCCGCATTACAAATACGGCGTCGCGCATATCTATGGCGAACTCGGTGTTCCCGTCGTTCCGATCGCGCACAATGCCGGGCTCTATTGGCCGCGGCGCAAGTTCATGCGCTATCCCGGCGTCATCCGCTGCCGTATTCTGCCGCCGATCCAGCCGGGGCTCGACAATGACGCGTTTTTGAAGAAGCTCGAAGAGGTCACGGAAGCTGCCTGCGACGAGCTCCTGATCGAAGCAGCGAAGTCGGACAATCCACCGCCCATGCCACCGACAGCGGTCAGGCGGCTGAAAGAACTCGGGGTCCAGGGTCCGTCGATATTCACGCTCTGA
- a CDS encoding alpha/beta hydrolase family protein translates to MPAEVFFRIFPSSTSLNYLIFGLSAIRGYSLSVIPGLDPRTHGNFQIAALNSCFDTKCGSFGSSPGITEREGFCALKSPTKQIGTIIAYMIDAGCTSRIHIIIRQLIFLSFHGRLFSECDLQLKELFTMTQWLKPHTRLACRLAQTACISALLVGALSGCNEDKTPTAGSTFDVPPVQTAVTADIPKDEPVKGTVTVVPGTEPDTQPQTGGGLAIPLATKVGRFTEIAPDTAGGATFSSTPAYVYDLGNLVSKSNGTDVISTKDDSIFIAPIRGWVRYPREAISLLAPKSRYPIIVFEHGMGASQSYMGYDYLAEELATHGYVVLSIDADTNNNMGDRTSQSRGQLILGTLDLLRQIDMNGQIDKDGKPGALDLLKGKLDFDRIGIMGHSRGGQGVSNAIKYNQTRVGVSVDDLKDVLMANPTAWAFIKYPDLAAAVTPASTQPAVEATPAKVVPASIDEEKFEVTYERYRGSLLGGMLTGDAEAVKALLIAGHFPLRELFPDLAATVIPATTQPAVEGKPAKAVPASIDDPKLKAAAEKYSLSYAAGRETALPYDFKAAFMLAPTNADSNLGLTNVPLANLLPSCDGDVTNLEGARSYDNNRYGPQTDSAPRYQIFVKGANHDFYNRKWGDDGEAANAAYCDDGRKDSVRLSRPNQERNGLFLINSFMRYHVGGEQKFAAYWNGTAQLPEAACEEDKKTCDERTVLTVQKGDYRRKLIQRFAQADSLKRNQLGGAVTYSGFDDNGLVRCNMPIGPANGSWVYERTKCFDVGGKSSDALKDFAYPLGWWSHSNPDGARGIGFLSIADHAELAWSKPNATIITDLAGLSTKGVDSLTFRIAVVWPMGQEVLVSMTDSTGKTATVTASDYSDALYNTLALKAVSGPKKDDPSKDIPMTDRTDDALWAKSVPQLLNMVAIPLAAFEGIDTTSLKELKLVFPKGSGKVAITDIELQNLGRDKPAQKLARQ, encoded by the coding sequence ATGCCTGCAGAGGTGTTCTTCCGCATTTTCCCATCCTCCACCTCTCTGAATTATCTCATCTTCGGCCTCTCCGCCATCCGTGGCTACTCCCTCTCCGTTATCCCCGGGCTTGACCCGAGGACCCATGGGAATTTCCAGATTGCAGCGTTGAATTCTTGTTTTGACACGAAGTGTGGCTCCTTCGGGTCAAGCCCGGGGATAACGGAGAGGGAGGGCTTTTGCGCCTTAAAATCCCCCACTAAACAAATTGGCACGATCATTGCTTACATGATTGATGCGGGATGCACGTCCCGCATCCACATAATTATTCGCCAACTCATATTTTTGTCATTTCACGGTCGATTATTTTCAGAATGCGACCTTCAGTTGAAGGAATTATTTACAATGACGCAATGGTTGAAACCCCACACGCGCCTGGCGTGCAGGCTTGCACAAACAGCGTGCATATCGGCACTGCTTGTTGGCGCTTTATCAGGCTGCAATGAGGATAAGACGCCGACCGCCGGCTCGACATTCGATGTGCCGCCGGTACAAACGGCAGTTACGGCGGACATTCCGAAGGACGAGCCGGTCAAGGGCACGGTGACAGTCGTTCCCGGCACTGAACCCGACACGCAGCCGCAGACCGGCGGCGGCCTTGCCATTCCGCTCGCCACAAAGGTCGGGCGCTTTACCGAAATCGCGCCTGATACGGCGGGCGGCGCGACGTTTTCTTCGACACCAGCCTATGTTTACGATCTGGGCAACCTCGTATCAAAATCGAACGGCACGGACGTTATTTCAACGAAAGACGATTCAATCTTCATTGCTCCAATCAGAGGCTGGGTACGTTATCCCCGGGAAGCCATCAGCCTCCTCGCCCCGAAATCACGTTACCCCATCATCGTCTTTGAGCACGGAATGGGCGCAAGTCAAAGCTACATGGGCTATGATTATCTCGCCGAAGAGTTGGCCACCCACGGTTATGTCGTTCTCTCAATCGACGCTGACACTAACAACAATATGGGCGATCGAACGAGCCAGTCTCGCGGACAGCTAATCTTGGGAACCTTGGATCTGCTGCGCCAGATCGACATGAACGGTCAGATCGACAAGGATGGCAAGCCCGGGGCGCTTGATCTCTTGAAGGGCAAGCTGGATTTCGATCGTATTGGCATCATGGGCCATTCGCGCGGCGGGCAAGGTGTTTCCAATGCGATCAAGTATAATCAGACCCGGGTTGGGGTCAGTGTGGACGATTTGAAGGATGTGCTAATGGCCAATCCAACGGCTTGGGCGTTCATTAAATATCCGGACCTTGCCGCCGCCGTGACGCCGGCGTCCACTCAACCCGCAGTAGAGGCAACACCAGCGAAGGTCGTGCCGGCCAGCATTGATGAGGAAAAATTCGAAGTCACGTATGAAAGATACAGAGGATCGTTACTTGGCGGAATGTTGACTGGTGATGCTGAAGCAGTCAAAGCCCTTCTGATCGCCGGTCATTTTCCCTTGAGGGAGCTTTTCCCTGACTTGGCGGCCACGGTTATACCGGCCACCACGCAACCGGCAGTGGAAGGGAAGCCAGCAAAAGCGGTGCCGGCCAGTATTGACGATCCCAAACTCAAGGCTGCCGCTGAAAAATACAGTCTTTCTTATGCCGCCGGTCGGGAAACGGCACTCCCCTATGATTTCAAGGCGGCTTTCATGCTGGCCCCAACAAACGCCGACAGCAATCTAGGTCTGACCAATGTTCCGCTCGCAAACTTGCTACCTTCCTGTGATGGCGATGTGACAAATCTTGAAGGAGCTCGCTCCTATGATAACAACCGCTATGGTCCTCAAACCGACTCCGCACCGCGGTATCAGATTTTCGTGAAAGGAGCGAACCACGATTTCTACAATCGCAAGTGGGGCGATGATGGTGAAGCGGCCAACGCCGCCTATTGCGATGACGGTCGCAAAGACAGCGTTCGTCTGAGTCGGCCGAACCAAGAGCGCAACGGGCTTTTCCTCATTAATTCCTTCATGCGCTATCATGTCGGAGGCGAGCAGAAGTTCGCAGCCTACTGGAACGGAACAGCGCAATTGCCCGAAGCCGCTTGTGAGGAGGACAAGAAGACCTGCGATGAGCGTACTGTGCTGACAGTACAAAAGGGTGATTACAGGCGGAAACTTATCCAGCGCTTTGCGCAGGCCGACAGTCTCAAAAGGAATCAGCTGGGCGGCGCAGTAACGTACTCGGGCTTCGATGACAATGGACTCGTACGCTGTAACATGCCCATCGGTCCGGCCAACGGTTCATGGGTTTATGAACGCACCAAATGCTTCGATGTCGGGGGCAAGAGCAGCGATGCACTGAAAGACTTTGCATACCCACTCGGCTGGTGGAGCCATAGCAATCCTGATGGCGCGAGGGGAATAGGATTTTTGTCAATTGCCGATCATGCCGAACTCGCCTGGTCGAAGCCGAATGCGACCATAATCACTGATCTAGCCGGCCTCTCAACAAAAGGCGTGGATTCGCTGACCTTCCGCATCGCGGTGGTCTGGCCGATGGGTCAAGAAGTGTTGGTGTCAATGACCGACAGCACCGGCAAGACGGCAACTGTGACGGCAAGCGATTACAGCGATGCGCTTTACAATACGCTGGCTCTTAAAGCTGTGAGCGGACCGAAAAAGGACGATCCGAGCAAAGACATCCCGATGACGGATCGTACGGATGATGCGTTATGGGCGAAGTCGGTGCCACAGCTTCTGAACATGGTCGCCATCCCGCTTGCCGCCTTTGAGGGCATTGACACAACCAGCCTCAAAGAGCTGAAACTCGTCTTCCCCAAGGGGAGCGGCAAGGTCGCCATCACTGATATCGAGCTGCAGAACCTTGGACGGGACAAACCTGCGCAGAAGCTCGCCCGGCAATAG